The Cuculus canorus isolate bCucCan1 chromosome 36, bCucCan1.pri, whole genome shotgun sequence genome includes a window with the following:
- the GPS2 gene encoding G protein pathway suppressor 2 isoform X2, with product MPALLERPKLSSAMARALHRHVMVERERKRQEEEEVDKMMEQKLREEQERRRRKELEERMSLEETREQLLKLQERLAALQEEKHQLFLQLKKVLHEEEKRRRKEQSDLTTLTAAAYPQGMVHAGPHLLSMQGSPGGPSRAGTLMAADRAKQMFGAPVITAPFGAGAEHGPFPGAQGAPGPFAVGQSPQPFPPATPGYGTTGAGGQQLRGPGFPALPFLPQQQPPAFGLHGPFPSPGFLPPSPSLQKQLEHANSQSGFSDGALHPGPPLLPSPQLPLQGGNKTGLPYPPPPRAASPGSFQPHGASPQPHSAAFPPSPSPASRHPFLPHGQGQRFYHK from the exons ATGCCGGCGCTGCTGGAGCGGCCCAAGCTCTCGTCCGCCATGGCGCGGGCGCTGCACCGGCACGTCATGGTGGAGCGGGAGCGCAAGCGGCAGG aggaggaggaggtggataAGATGATGGAGCAGAAGCTGCGGGAGGAGcaggagcggcggcggcggaaGGAGCTCGAGGAGCGGATGTCGCTGGAGGAGACGCGCGAGCAG CTGCTGAAGCTGCAGGAGCGTCTGGCGgcgctgcaggaggagaagcacCAACTCTTCCTGCAGCTCAAGAAAGTGCTGCACGAGGAGGAGAAGCGGCGCCGCAAAGAGCAGAG TGACCTCACGACGCTGACGGCGGCCGCGTACCCACAGGGGATGGTGCACGCCGGGCCCCACCTGCTCAGCATGCAGG GCAGCCCCGGGGGGCCAAGCCGGGCCGGGACGCTGATGGCGGCCGATCGAGCCAAGCAGATGTTCGGGGCGCCCGTCATCACC GCGCCGTTCGGGGCAGGGGCGGAGCACGGACCCTTCCCGGGGGCGCAGGGGGCGCCGGGGCCCTTCGCCGTGGGGCAGAGCCCCCAACCCTTCCCCCCGGCCACCCCCGGCTACGGCACCACCGGCGCTGGGGGGCAGCAGCTGCGCG gtcccGGTTTCCCGGCGCTGCCGTTCCTTCCGCAGCAGCAGCCGCCGGCGTTCGGCCTCCACGGACCCTTCCCGAGCCCAg GGTtcctgccccccagcccctccctgcagaAACAGTTGGAGCACGCGAACAGCCAGAGCGGCTTCAGcgatggg GCGCTGCACCCCGGAccccccctcctgcccagccccCAACTGCCCCTGCAGGGGGGCAAcaag aCGGGGCTCCCGTAccctcccccgccccgcgccgcctcCCCCGGCAGTTTCCAGCCCCACGGCGCgagccctcagccccacagc gCCGCTTTCCCGCCGAGCCCCTCCCCCGCCTCCCGCCACCCATTTCTGCCCCACGGACAGGGGCAGCGCTTCTACCACAAGTGA
- the GPS2 gene encoding G protein pathway suppressor 2 isoform X1, producing the protein MPALLERPKLSSAMARALHRHVMVERERKRQEEEEVDKMMEQKLREEQERRRRKELEERMSLEETREQLLKLQERLAALQEEKHQLFLQLKKVLHEEEKRRRKEQSDLTTLTAAAYPQGMVHAGPHLLSMQGSPGGPSRAGTLMAADRAKQMFGAPVITTRHFGAQAPFGAGAEHGPFPGAQGAPGPFAVGQSPQPFPPATPGYGTTGAGGQQLRGPGFPALPFLPQQQPPAFGLHGPFPSPGFLPPSPSLQKQLEHANSQSGFSDGALHPGPPLLPSPQLPLQGGNKTGLPYPPPPRAASPGSFQPHGASPQPHSAAFPPSPSPASRHPFLPHGQGQRFYHK; encoded by the exons ATGCCGGCGCTGCTGGAGCGGCCCAAGCTCTCGTCCGCCATGGCGCGGGCGCTGCACCGGCACGTCATGGTGGAGCGGGAGCGCAAGCGGCAGG aggaggaggaggtggataAGATGATGGAGCAGAAGCTGCGGGAGGAGcaggagcggcggcggcggaaGGAGCTCGAGGAGCGGATGTCGCTGGAGGAGACGCGCGAGCAG CTGCTGAAGCTGCAGGAGCGTCTGGCGgcgctgcaggaggagaagcacCAACTCTTCCTGCAGCTCAAGAAAGTGCTGCACGAGGAGGAGAAGCGGCGCCGCAAAGAGCAGAG TGACCTCACGACGCTGACGGCGGCCGCGTACCCACAGGGGATGGTGCACGCCGGGCCCCACCTGCTCAGCATGCAGG GCAGCCCCGGGGGGCCAAGCCGGGCCGGGACGCTGATGGCGGCCGATCGAGCCAAGCAGATGTTCGGGGCGCCCGTCATCACC ACGCGCCACTTCGGGGCGCAGGCGCCGTTCGGGGCAGGGGCGGAGCACGGACCCTTCCCGGGGGCGCAGGGGGCGCCGGGGCCCTTCGCCGTGGGGCAGAGCCCCCAACCCTTCCCCCCGGCCACCCCCGGCTACGGCACCACCGGCGCTGGGGGGCAGCAGCTGCGCG gtcccGGTTTCCCGGCGCTGCCGTTCCTTCCGCAGCAGCAGCCGCCGGCGTTCGGCCTCCACGGACCCTTCCCGAGCCCAg GGTtcctgccccccagcccctccctgcagaAACAGTTGGAGCACGCGAACAGCCAGAGCGGCTTCAGcgatggg GCGCTGCACCCCGGAccccccctcctgcccagccccCAACTGCCCCTGCAGGGGGGCAAcaag aCGGGGCTCCCGTAccctcccccgccccgcgccgcctcCCCCGGCAGTTTCCAGCCCCACGGCGCgagccctcagccccacagc gCCGCTTTCCCGCCGAGCCCCTCCCCCGCCTCCCGCCACCCATTTCTGCCCCACGGACAGGGGCAGCGCTTCTACCACAAGTGA